The Nicotiana sylvestris chromosome 6, ASM39365v2, whole genome shotgun sequence genomic sequence GAGAGAAAAGCGAACATGAGAGGTATAAGGCTGCTAAGAAGGAGGAAAAGATGGCGATACGAAAGCCAAAGACTACGGCTTTTGCTCGGTTATACAAGGAACTGGGGgacaaaggcggggagaagaagttattcggGCTGGCCAAGGTAAGAGAGAGGAAGGATcaggatctggaccaagtgagatgCATCAAAGACAAGGACGATAGAGTATTGATGAAGGAGGAGCAGATTAAGCGGAGAttgcagacctactttcataaacttctgaatgaagaAGGGGTTCGAGATATTGTGCTAGGTGAATTGGAGCATTCCGAGAGTCACTGTGACTTTAGGTATTGTAGGCGCATCAAGGTTGTGGGGGTCGTGGAGGTTATGCGTAAGATGGGCATGGGATGAACTACCAGGCCAGACGAGATTCTAGTAGaattttggaggtgtgtgggtagagcatgTTTGATGTGGTTGggctgtttaatgttattttcagGACAAAGAGGATGCCGGAATGGAAGTGGAGTATGGTGGTTctgttgtacaagaacaaaggtgatatccagagttgtaaTAACTATAatggtatcaaattactgagtcataccatgaaagtttggaaGAGGGTAGTTAAAGTGAGGGTAAGGAGGATCGTGTCTATTTCAgataaccagttcgggttcatgcagGGGCGTTCTACTATGGAAGCTATCCATcctattaggaggttggtggagcAGTACATTACATGGATGTGAAGAAGGATcttcacatggtgtttattgatttgGAGAAAGCGTATGATAAGACTCCTAGAGAGGTTCTAtggagatgcttggaggcaaaAGGAATGTCGGTTgcttacattagggtgattaaggacatgtatgatggatctAAGACTCGGGCTAGGACAGTGGGAGGCGACTCAGAGCATTTTTTGGTTGTTATcgggttacaccaaggatctgcACTCAACCCATCCTATTTGCCCAGGTGATGGATGCTCTGACATACCATGTTCAAGGGAAGGTACTATGGAGTATGTTATTTGCTGACGACATTGTTCTGATTGATGAGATGAGAGATAACATCAACGAGCGGTTGGAGTCTTGGAGACATGCCTTTGAGTATAAGGGTTTGAACTTGTGCAAGACTAAGACAGAATACCTAGAGTGCAAGTTCAACTTTGAGCCGTCGGTAGCATGATTGGACGTTAGGCTTGGGTCGGTAGCAGGATTGAtcacaagtcatccccaagaTTGGCAGTTTaatttcaagtaccttgggtcggttatacAGGGAgtggggagattgacgaggatgtcactcACCGCATAgaggtggggtggatgaagtggaggttctTGTgtaacaagaaagtgccaccgatactcaaaggtaagttttatagagtggTGGTTAGACTGACTATGTTATATAAGGCTGAAtgttggccagttaagaactcacatatccagaaggtaaaagtagcagaaatgaggatgttgaggtgtaTGTGCGAGCACACTAAGATGGATatgattaggaatgaagatattcgggagaaggtggacGTGGCTCCCATGGATGACAAGCTATAGGAAGCTAGACTCAGATAGTTCGGGCATGTTTAGAGGAAAAGTCTAGATGTCATGGTAAAGAGGTGTGAGCAACTGGCTTTGGTGGGCGCAGTGataggtagagggcggcctaagaagtatttgggagaggtgatcaggcaggacataaCGAGGCTTCAGATTACCGAGGACATGACTCTAGATAGGAAGTGGTGGAGGTCGAGCCTTAGGGTCGTAGGATAGGAGGTAGGTATGCATATTCCTACGGCGCACCAGAGTGAGGTTAGTCTGTTAGGATTTTGTCTTAGACTGCTAGTGGTTAATGTTGAGTTCACATTACTCTTTCGTTTCTCTCAGTTTCGGGCTTTATCTACTAATTGTTTTGCTTTTTCTCTATATTCTTGTGATGTTGTTATTTATTTCTAAGGTTTATAGATGATAATCCTCTTTTCGTCTTCTTCAGCCGAGgttctatcggaaacaacctctctatccttcggggtaggagtaaagtctgcgtacacactaccctccctagaccccactagtgaaattttactgggttattgttgttgttgtaatttttATGTTAATACTGTAAATACATTTTTAATATATTTGATGTACTTTTAAAAAGCTTATTCTCATTAATGCAAGGTACATGCCCATTGCCCTTTGATTTGCCttatatgatttctttctttacttggaCTGAAAAAATTACCTGTATTTTATTTGTAAAAATTTTTATCAATCAAATCtaatagaataataaaatgtgaatTCTATACGTACTCTGGTTTGTAATGGAATGTGAGAAGAATCATTCGCTTATTCAAATAGCTATGTGATTAATAATTTTGCTACTTTGTGTTCATGCAAATTCAAAGTTATTGCCAAAGAAATATCACAGAGGTATAATGTAGTTGTTGGTTCATTTATTAAATCTTTTGCGAAATCAAAGTTCTTAAAAGAGCTTTACTTTAAAAGCTTTAAGTCTTCAAAATTATTTGTTTTTGCTGAAACTTTAAAAGAAATATAATAACTTGTGAAACTTAAGTAATTGAATTATAAATTGGAATCAATTTAAAGTTACATGTTTGATTGAGTTCATTAAGTATTTTTATGGGAGAGGCAATTTCTTCCATTATTGTATAACTAAATAAAATAAACAGTTAATCATTTCAACATAATTGCACTTTTTAAATATTTCTCAAATATAAGTTTTATTATAATATAAAAAATTGATATTGATTGAGACGGGGTACACTTATagcgtgtgtatatatatatatatatatatatatatatatgtgtgtgtgtgtgtgtgtgtgtgtggatcgGGCTGTACATATTTAATCATCTTaattattctttatatttttctacTTACATTTCTATAGACAGTGGCAAAAGACAAAAAACAACTTAATTTACAACTACTAAATGAAAATTatccacaatttcaaaagtaattaaaatttagtcattttttatgtaaaaataaaatatgaataaaaatatccttaaaattcaaaaaaaaaattccagcataatatgttggagttcgaaTTGTTGACATATGAGATTCTAACATAATTAATATGCTGGAATTTCATAATGTATTGAAGTTCCAACACAATATACTAGAAGTTTACACAAATGAGTTCCataatccaacatattatgctggaatcttCCGTATTTCAACTAGgatatttttgttcaaattttatcTCCGTAttaaatagtgattatttttcaaCATTTTTACCAATAATAACTATTTTTTAATTACGAACCCGAAAATTGGGTAGCCCAAGCTAATTTGGCACCCACAACGGTAGTGACCCTAAACCCATCGGTAACAAAAACAATTCTCTATGTAAAACCCCACATCAATTTCTGCCAACTTTATCTTTTGTCTATTAGTTTAAAATAAATCAAGGAAAATTTACAGCTTGTGTATCAATTAATGGGTAACTCTTGACAGCAGGCGGTCCAATATTATATTTCCACAAGTTTACGTTTTTGCCTAAACAATGTTGACCTAAAAGAAAGACAAGTTCGAGAACCTATCACTTCCAGAAATGAATGCAAATGCAGCCTTTTCCATTGACTATTGGTTTGAACGGTTGCAATTACTAGGAGACCTAGCTAGCTAGTATGATTTTGGTGAAACTAGTATGTCAATCACTCTTGTGAAAGAATAATGGATTAAAGGTTTTAATTAACCAGgttcgtttggtaggatgcattagataaaataatgtttgcattagctttgtgtaataataataccttgtttggtagatattttggacctatgcattagttatgcaagcattagttatacatcttatttggtattatcctatgcataactaatgcatagaaaaccatggtattagcaatgcaatgggttttaatacatgtattagcttagttaaagacaaaattgtccttcaaaattatGCTTGATTAAATATGCTAGTTATTATATTAATGCAAATTTAAGATAATTCAAacagtgagaaataaaattatatatctagtaaataaataaatattagcatatttccttttctataaataaatatttagttttattttacaatataggtagacaaataaaatagtttttttaaaactttttcatataaaaatatttctcaacatatgtttcttttaaaaagtttgaGTGATGGACTAGTTttgagggtatttttgtaaacaaacaattattttagaaattgtgcaatgctttaatacatcaaaccaaacaattgataagaaatatgtcagcataactaatacacCATATTCAGCATTATTGTTATGCACCATACCAAACAACCCCTTAGAGTGTCGCTTCTAAGAAATTATATATGTTAGGAACTCCCATCAAGTTGAAATCTTTTGCATCGGATCTATTGAAGATATAATTAAGGCTTTAAAAATTTGCCTTTTCTAACAGCATAAGTTTAAGATGAAATGTCACAGATTTTAATATAATATTAGAAAAGGCATATGCCCTACAATCAGGGGCAAAGCTACACGTTTGTAAGTGTTGTTAATTTGTCGGAAAATTATACAGCGTATATAGATAAAATATCAAGTTTTAGAGGTACATAAAATATATTGAACACCTTTAATTtgtcagattttttttttcttcttttaagttTGAACACTCTTGAGGAAATTTATCTTCGCCACTGCCTACAATTGAGTTTCACCAGCActcattattaaaaaaaattcacgTGTTTAACTCATAATAAAAATTAAGCCTGCACGCAAAGAGTTGTGTCgaagatataattaagtaattaaAAGTGTATTTTGTCTAACAGCTGATACATTTCAACATAATCGTCTACGATTCTGAAAAACAATTTAAATCAGTTAATGGGAAGTTAGAGTTTCAATTTTAACCTATAGTTTTCTATAATTCCCCACCAGAATCAATTAAGTTATCTCCAAAAGCAAACTCATATATTCTTTACCATAGGTACTGTCAGTTCctttgttcttttttttcttttggatggGGGGCCGCTGATAGGAAGGCGAGGAGAATATTGGGACAAGTAAAGAATTTTGAATGAAGTACCTATAGTTGCAAGATAGTGATAAAGGAAAAGTTATTCACATAATGAGCATAAAAAGGGAATATGGTAacatccttttcttcttttcatcttgtccttttctttttgttattttccatttCTTAAGTCATTCATTTTTCAGCTCCTTTACGAGTAAATTCCTCTtatcttttccttcccttttccTACTTTTTCCTTTGTTGTGATAGTGTAAAGCATGTGACATTGGTTAGGAATAAAAGGAAAAATCTATTTCACATTGTGTTTACACTCACTCAATATCTACATGACATGTGTCTTCCATAAACTATCTCTTAATCATAAATAATTATTACCAATTGTTACCTCAAATTTACTATTTCCTCTATCCCAATTTATATGGTGGAGTTCAGATTTCGAGCAACTACTGTAATTTTTTCAtatcttttaaatattttaaattattaattattgtgAATTATAGTACTTTTTACGGTGAAACAAGTTTGAATCTCGGAcacataaattgggacagagtactaattaatcatggaaattaataTACTATGGTGCAAATAGTGAATATGATGAGTATTCTTGTCAAAATATATGGGGAGCCGTCCCAAATATTTATATATTTCTTTAAGTGCGTCATACAATTATCAGGGTAAAAGAGCACTTCCTAGAAACTAGTTACAAAAAGAGAGGGAAAAAGCCTCTTCTATCATTCTCTCTCTAATGACTAGTCTAATAATACACAAAATCAATGAGATTTCATATTCTTCACTAAGTCTAGAAAGGGAATAAAATAACATATTGTTTGATTCAGAGGTCACACCcttctccttttccttcttcCTGTCTTTCTTtagctctcttttcctttgcttttctcTGGTTTTTGTGGATTACCTGATTctctttacttttcttttctttaaaccAGCTAGCTAAGCTCCCTTGTCAGAGATTATAGTAATGATTTCAAAATGAGTAGCagagattttcttttctttttactgTGAAGGTCTTCCCAAAGTAAACTCCAGATTAGGCTTCTTTTTTGGACTTGTCTCTGTTATGCTTGATGAGCTCACCTCTCCTGATATTCCATCATAGCTTAAGCATTTTCCTTCCATCTCTTTATGCTGTAATTTCTTTTTTTGGTCGAAAGAATGAATTAATTAGTAAGGAAGAACAACAAGTATACACACAATATTGTAAATCTATCTGAATAAAGGATGAACAAATTATATTGACTAGGGGGAATATATATAAGAACTAATATAATTATAGCCCTGCATTCTTGATTATAGCCCATTCTTACTTAATTAGCTAGTCTAAGCCATTATAGGGAAATTAATAAAAAGACATCTTTTTAGGAAGGATTTCTTGACTTTAGTTTCCTATGTCTTTGAAAATGAGCTGCCTTATCTTTTGTAAAAAGCTTGAAATCCTTTCTATCTCATTCAACTTTAACCACTTTATGTTATAATCCATGATGAAAACTTAAGCCTATCGCCATTGCAATAtggatttaacttatatacatTCACTATACTGTTAATATTTTCTAAATAAATGGTTCCACTTATTATAGACAGTTATAAGATAGCGTAAAAATTCTTTTATAAGCAACTAGATTTTCAGAGATAATGCATATAGTACCTCAAGAGATGGCATGTTCCCAGGGTAGTCTCCAAGTTTGCCATGCAACTGCCAACTTTCTCTGCGACAAAAACCATAGCAATTGAAAAGAATATTTTCCATCAGTGGAAGCCATGCATGCAGAAGAAGAAAAAGCAAACTGAGGAATATGAAACTAAAGCCATCTTTTTACAGTCTTATTTAAAGcttcttatctttttcttttttcttgctttcttcaCTTACGATATTCCCTTTTTGCCTATAGTTCATAAAAGTTTGCCACCACACTCCACACATGTGAAAGCCACATTAACTACTAGAATCAAAACCAATCTTCAAATTAAAGAAGTTTCAAAAATAGCCTTAGACCTTTAATTTGTCTTTAAATTGGCACAAAAGCTTTCAACATATGGGGCCATTTTCTTACTACTAGCTAGCTAGTAGAATTTAACTTTGACACTAAGTTTAGAGGTAGGTCCTTTTTCAAACAGCCTTAGTTATCTGAGCCCACGAAATCTTAAAAAAAGAGAGATGCTCATTCCTAGAATGATTTGCCATTTGGTATATAATCCTATTCTAAGGCCCCGTTTGGCCATACATTTTGGCAACGTTTTTTTCAAATCTTTTTTGAAAACATTGTTTGTTCATAGATTAatgatttatttttgaaaaatttctgaATTATTTTTCAAGTTCCCAAAATCTAGTTTAGGGTAGATTTTGGGTGAAACTTGTTCtcccactcacaaaacttcaaatttttttcaaataaaatgcatgtccaaacataatttcaacttccaaaaattatttttcaaaactacttcaaaaattattttttcaagtttcaactaaatctatgtccaaacaatagcaaaaattttcaaaaatctttGATTTTTTTCCCCATTTTCTTCTTTACCGCACGTAGTTTCATCCAAAAGAGGTTCTCTTTTTCTGATCTTTTATACATATGCAACTTTTTGAGATGCTCTGGCTTAGGCTTAGAAGGAGAATCTCATCTCTGAGTCCTGGCTATGATATTAATTCTACTAAAGATTTAAACCTTTTTTATGAATTGAAGACAAAGTTTTCAATTGCGTGGTCCGTAAATTTTATCTTGTTTCAGACCTCACATTataacttcttcttcctcttAATATTGTTCCCCAGCCTAGTAGTAATAATAAACAAGTTTTATGGCCTAGTGGACACTACTTTTGTCTGATTTGTTACCTTTAGGAGGAGTACAAAGAGTTTTCACGTGATACGTGGGGTTCTAAATTTTCTcttcattcttttcctttttaaatttTCCCCATCAGCATTACGGCCAAAGTCCAAGAATTTTCTATAACATGTTAAGTTACACCGATAATATGAAGATTATTTACACCGTCAATAATTTTATcataaatgaaaaaagagaataaaatctGTATGAGTAGCATATAAAATGTGCACCTTGAAGAGTTGCTCCAAAGACCATGGTAATCTTTATCTTGGAGATGCATATTGTTATTTCTGCCTTGTTGCTCAGATAAATCAGACTTCCTTGAATTTTCAATTTCAGGCATTAAATCCTCTGAAGTATCCCCAGAAGACCCATTATCGAATACCTCTGATTGGCCTAACACATTCCGAGAAAAAAATGTGACTACAATTTCAATATGCTTCaagaaatataaaatgaaaaaaattactACTACTTAGGTTATTTTCTAGAAAAGACCCTggaacaaaaaaaattaattaatcgtATTATAATGAATATATATAAACCTGAAGAAGCTGGAACTGCTACTCTATCGGTAGTCTTAACCGTCCGATACATCTGCAAAGATATAACAAAATGATGCAATGTAGCATTAAAATGTAAACCATGACCATTATACAATAGTAGTTGATATACAATagattttgttttgaaaaaaaatcttATTCTTTTTGCAACTCAAAATAGAACGATATGGTCATATTAGCGATATTGTGATACCAATaagtactccctccatttcatatTATATGAGATTGTTTGACTCGGCACagagtttaagtaaaaagaagaagacttttgaaacttgtgatcttaaaagtttaaggggtaaaaagtttgtggggtCATGACATTTGTGTAGCTATAAAAgctctcattaagggtaaataagtaaaatgaaagagtttaaagttgaattatttccaaatttagaaatgtattatttgttttggaacagactaaaatgAAAAGTATGTCATTTattatgaaacggagggagtataacgTATGTATAGACTCAAGCTCTGTtg encodes the following:
- the LOC104244581 gene encoding uncharacterized protein, with product MAIRKPKTTAFARLYKELGDKGGEKKLFGLAKVRERKDQDLDQVRCIKDKDDRVLMKEEQIKRRLQTYFHKLLNEEGVRDIVLGELEHSESHCDFRTKRMPEWKWSMVVLLYKNKGDIQSCNNYNGIKLLSHTMKVWKRVVKVREVGGAVHYMDVKKDLHMVFIDLEKAYDKTPREVLWRCLEAKGMSVAYIRVIKDMYDGSKTRARTVGGDSEHFLVMDALTYHVQGKVLWSMLFADDIVLIDEMRDNINERLESWRHAFEYKGLNLCKTKTEYLECKFNFEPSVA